From Bos javanicus breed banteng chromosome 5, ARS-OSU_banteng_1.0, whole genome shotgun sequence, the proteins below share one genomic window:
- the HDAC10 gene encoding polyamine deacetylase HDAC10 isoform X2, which produces MGTALVYHEDMTATRLLWDDPECEIECPERLTTALERLQQHGLKQRCLQLVAREASEAELGLVHSPEYVALLRGTQALGTRELQALSKEYDAVYLHPSTFHCARLAVGAALQLVDAVLTGAVRNGLALVRPPGHHSQRATANGFCVFNNVAVAAKHAQQKHGLRRILIVDWDVHHGQGIQYIFEDDPSVLYFSWHRYEHGHFWPCLRESDADAVGRGRGLGFTVNLPWNQVGMGNADYVAAFLHVLLPLAFEFDPELVLVSAGFDSAIGDPEGQMLATPECFAHLTHLLQVLAGGRVCAVLEGGYHLESLSQSVCMMVRALLGDPALPLSGPMEPHGSALESLQCVRAAQAPHWVSLQQQGAAPVLSPGTPCPEGRPSPLPLGEPQFKAVVTQAAAALSSLLDQLRLHPTPPVRVAVALIAPDTGLALPPGVLCEEGSLPQEETQAWARPHEALAQDGALTALGKALYLLDRILDGQVSSGMAATPVPAAAATLDVAVRYGLSHGAQRLLCVAVGQLHRPPGLTDDGRNLWLNIGGEEAAAPSMFHVSVPLPVTTGGFLSCALALVLPLAYSFQPDLVLVALGPAHGLRDPQAALLAALLRGPAGGRVFALVDEESTPQLATVLARVLNGEAPPSLGPFSMAAPEDTQALMYLRGRLEPRWKMLQVAAPH; this is translated from the exons ATGGGGACCGCACTTGTGTACCACGAGGACATGACCGCCACCCGGCTGCTCTGGGACGA CCCTGAGTGTGAGATCGAGTGTCCTGAGCGCCTGACCACTGCCCTGGAGCGCCTGCAGCAGCATGGTCTGAAGCAAAGGTGTCTGCAGCTTGTAGCCCGCGAGGCCTCAGAGGCGGAGCTGGGCCTGGTGCACAG CCCTGAGTACGTAGCGCTGTTGCGGGGGACCCAGGCCTTGGGCACCAGGGAGCTCCAGGCCCTGTCCAAGGAGTATGATGCCGTCTACCTCCATCCG AGTACCTTCCACTGTGCCCGGCTGGCTGTGGGGGCCGCGCTGCAGCTGGTGGACGCGGTGCTGACGGGAGCTGTGCGCAACGGGCTCGCCCTGGTGAG gcctcctgggcaCCACAGCCAGAGGGCTACTGCCAACGGATTCTGCGTGTTCAACAATGTAGCCGTAGCAGCCAAACACGCCCAGCAGAAACACGGGTTGCGCAG GATCCTCATCGTTGACTGGGATGTCCATCATGGTCAGGGCATCCAGTATATCTTCGAGGATGACCCCAG CGTCCTTTACTTCTCCTGGCACCGCTATGAGCACGGGCACTTCTGGCCGTGTCTGCGGGAGTCAGACGCTGACGCTGTCGGGCGGGGAAGGGGCCTCGGCTTCACTGTCAACCTGCCTTGGAACCAG GTCGGGATGGGAAATGCTGACTACGTGGCTGCCTTCCTGCATgtgctgctgcccctggcctttGAG TTCGACCCTGAGCTGGTCCTAGTCTCCGCAGGATTCGACTCAGCCATCGGTGATCCCGAG GGGCAGATGCTGGCCACACCGGAGTGCTTCGCCCACCTCACGCATCTGCTGCAGGTGCTGGCTGGCGGCCGGGTCTGCGCCGTGCTGGAG ggtGGCTACCACCTGGAGTCCCTCTCCCAGTCTGTGTGCATGATGGTGCGAGCGCTGCTAGGCGACCCTGCCCTGCCCTTGTCAGGGCCCATGGAGCCCCATGGCAG TGCCCTGGAATCCCTCCAGTGTGTGCGGGCAGCCCAGGCCCCTCACTGGGTGAGCCTCCAGCAGCAAG GTGCCGCCCCTGTACTGAGCCCCGGCACTCCCTGCCCAGAGGGGAGGCCCTCGCCGCTGCCGCTGGGGGAGCCCCAATTCAAGGCAGTGGTgacccaggctgctgctgctctgaGTTCACTCCTGGACCAGCTGCGCCTACACCCCACACCCCCTGTCCGCGTGGCTGTTGCCCTGATTGCGCCAGACAcaggcctggccctgcccccgGGTGTCCTCTGTGAGGAGGGGTCACTGCCGCAGGAGGAGACACAGGCCTGGGCCAG GCCACATGAGGCCCTGGCCCAGGACGGGGCCCTCACTGCACTCGGGAAGGCCCTATACCTCTTGGACAGGATCCTGGATGGGCAG GTGAGCAGTGGCATGGCAGCCACCCCAGTCCCTGCTGCAGCTGCCACCCTGGACGTGGCTGTTCGGTATGGCCTGTCCCATGGAGCCCAGAG gctgctctgtgtgGCTGTGGGACAGCTGCATCGGCCCCCAGGTCTCACCGATGACGG GAGAAATCTATGGCTGAACATTGGCGGCGAGGAGGCAGCTGCCCCATCCATGTTCCACGTCTCTGTGCCACTGCcggtg ACAACTGGTGGGTTCCTGAGCTGTGCCCTGGCCCTGGTGCTGCCCCTGGCCTACAGCTTCCAGCCTGACCTGGTGCTGGTGGCGCTGGGGCCGGCCCATGGCTTGCGGGACCCCCAGGCTGCACTCCTGGCTGCACTGCTTCGGGGCCCGGCAGGCGGCCGAGTCTTCGCCCTTGTGGATGAG GAATCCACACCCCAGCTTGCAACAGTCCTGGCTAGGGTGCTGAATGGGGAGGCACCCCCAAGCCTGGGCCCCTTCTCCATGGCCGCCCCAGAGGACACGCAAGCCCTGATGTACCTGAGAGGGCGACTGGAGCCAAGGTGGAAGATGCTGCAGGTGGCTG CGCCTCATTGA
- the HDAC10 gene encoding polyamine deacetylase HDAC10 isoform X1, producing the protein MGTALVYHEDMTATRLLWDDPECEIECPERLTTALERLQQHGLKQRCLQLVAREASEAELGLVHSPEYVALLRGTQALGTRELQALSKEYDAVYLHPSTFHCARLAVGAALQLVDAVLTGAVRNGLALVRPPGHHSQRATANGFCVFNNVAVAAKHAQQKHGLRRILIVDWDVHHGQGIQYIFEDDPSVLYFSWHRYEHGHFWPCLRESDADAVGRGRGLGFTVNLPWNQVGMGNADYVAAFLHVLLPLAFEFDPELVLVSAGFDSAIGDPEGQMLATPECFAHLTHLLQVLAGGRVCAVLEGGYHLESLSQSVCMMVRALLGDPALPLSGPMEPHGSALESLQCVRAAQAPHWVSLQQQGAAPVLSPGTPCPEGRPSPLPLGEPQFKAVVTQAAAALSSLLDQLRLHPTPPVRVAVALIAPDTGLALPPGVLCEEGSLPQEETQAWARPHEALAQDGALTALGKALYLLDRILDGQVSSGMAATPVPAAAATLDVAVRYGLSHGAQRLLCVAVGQLHRPPGLTDDGRNLWLNIGGEEAAAPSMFHVSVPLPVTTGGFLSCALALVLPLAYSFQPDLVLVALGPAHGLRDPQAALLAALLRGPAGGRVFALVDEESTPQLATVLARVLNGEAPPSLGPFSMAAPEDTQALMYLRGRLEPRWKMLQVAGEAAGPGSG; encoded by the exons ATGGGGACCGCACTTGTGTACCACGAGGACATGACCGCCACCCGGCTGCTCTGGGACGA CCCTGAGTGTGAGATCGAGTGTCCTGAGCGCCTGACCACTGCCCTGGAGCGCCTGCAGCAGCATGGTCTGAAGCAAAGGTGTCTGCAGCTTGTAGCCCGCGAGGCCTCAGAGGCGGAGCTGGGCCTGGTGCACAG CCCTGAGTACGTAGCGCTGTTGCGGGGGACCCAGGCCTTGGGCACCAGGGAGCTCCAGGCCCTGTCCAAGGAGTATGATGCCGTCTACCTCCATCCG AGTACCTTCCACTGTGCCCGGCTGGCTGTGGGGGCCGCGCTGCAGCTGGTGGACGCGGTGCTGACGGGAGCTGTGCGCAACGGGCTCGCCCTGGTGAG gcctcctgggcaCCACAGCCAGAGGGCTACTGCCAACGGATTCTGCGTGTTCAACAATGTAGCCGTAGCAGCCAAACACGCCCAGCAGAAACACGGGTTGCGCAG GATCCTCATCGTTGACTGGGATGTCCATCATGGTCAGGGCATCCAGTATATCTTCGAGGATGACCCCAG CGTCCTTTACTTCTCCTGGCACCGCTATGAGCACGGGCACTTCTGGCCGTGTCTGCGGGAGTCAGACGCTGACGCTGTCGGGCGGGGAAGGGGCCTCGGCTTCACTGTCAACCTGCCTTGGAACCAG GTCGGGATGGGAAATGCTGACTACGTGGCTGCCTTCCTGCATgtgctgctgcccctggcctttGAG TTCGACCCTGAGCTGGTCCTAGTCTCCGCAGGATTCGACTCAGCCATCGGTGATCCCGAG GGGCAGATGCTGGCCACACCGGAGTGCTTCGCCCACCTCACGCATCTGCTGCAGGTGCTGGCTGGCGGCCGGGTCTGCGCCGTGCTGGAG ggtGGCTACCACCTGGAGTCCCTCTCCCAGTCTGTGTGCATGATGGTGCGAGCGCTGCTAGGCGACCCTGCCCTGCCCTTGTCAGGGCCCATGGAGCCCCATGGCAG TGCCCTGGAATCCCTCCAGTGTGTGCGGGCAGCCCAGGCCCCTCACTGGGTGAGCCTCCAGCAGCAAG GTGCCGCCCCTGTACTGAGCCCCGGCACTCCCTGCCCAGAGGGGAGGCCCTCGCCGCTGCCGCTGGGGGAGCCCCAATTCAAGGCAGTGGTgacccaggctgctgctgctctgaGTTCACTCCTGGACCAGCTGCGCCTACACCCCACACCCCCTGTCCGCGTGGCTGTTGCCCTGATTGCGCCAGACAcaggcctggccctgcccccgGGTGTCCTCTGTGAGGAGGGGTCACTGCCGCAGGAGGAGACACAGGCCTGGGCCAG GCCACATGAGGCCCTGGCCCAGGACGGGGCCCTCACTGCACTCGGGAAGGCCCTATACCTCTTGGACAGGATCCTGGATGGGCAG GTGAGCAGTGGCATGGCAGCCACCCCAGTCCCTGCTGCAGCTGCCACCCTGGACGTGGCTGTTCGGTATGGCCTGTCCCATGGAGCCCAGAG gctgctctgtgtgGCTGTGGGACAGCTGCATCGGCCCCCAGGTCTCACCGATGACGG GAGAAATCTATGGCTGAACATTGGCGGCGAGGAGGCAGCTGCCCCATCCATGTTCCACGTCTCTGTGCCACTGCcggtg ACAACTGGTGGGTTCCTGAGCTGTGCCCTGGCCCTGGTGCTGCCCCTGGCCTACAGCTTCCAGCCTGACCTGGTGCTGGTGGCGCTGGGGCCGGCCCATGGCTTGCGGGACCCCCAGGCTGCACTCCTGGCTGCACTGCTTCGGGGCCCGGCAGGCGGCCGAGTCTTCGCCCTTGTGGATGAG GAATCCACACCCCAGCTTGCAACAGTCCTGGCTAGGGTGCTGAATGGGGAGGCACCCCCAAGCCTGGGCCCCTTCTCCATGGCCGCCCCAGAGGACACGCAAGCCCTGATGTACCTGAGAGGGCGACTGGAGCCAAGGTGGAAGATGCTGCAGGTGGCTGGTGAGGCTGCGGGGCCAGGCTCAGGCTGA
- the HDAC10 gene encoding polyamine deacetylase HDAC10 isoform X3, translating into MGTALVYHEDMTATRLLWDDPECEIECPERLTTALERLQQHGLKQRCLQLVAREASEAELGLVHSPEYVALLRGTQALGTRELQALSKEYDAVYLHPSTFHCARLAVGAALQLVDAVLTGAVRNGLALVRPPGHHSQRATANGFCVFNNVAVAAKHAQQKHGLRRILIVDWDVHHGQGIQYIFEDDPSVLYFSWHRYEHGHFWPCLRESDADAVGRGRGLGFTVNLPWNQVGMGNADYVAAFLHVLLPLAFEFDPELVLVSAGFDSAIGDPEGQMLATPECFAHLTHLLQVLAGGRVCAVLECPGIPPVCAGSPGPSLGAAPVLSPGTPCPEGRPSPLPLGEPQFKAVVTQAAAALSSLLDQLRLHPTPPVRVAVALIAPDTGLALPPGVLCEEGSLPQEETQAWARPHEALAQDGALTALGKALYLLDRILDGQVSSGMAATPVPAAAATLDVAVRYGLSHGAQRLLCVAVGQLHRPPGLTDDGRNLWLNIGGEEAAAPSMFHVSVPLPVTTGGFLSCALALVLPLAYSFQPDLVLVALGPAHGLRDPQAALLAALLRGPAGGRVFALVDEESTPQLATVLARVLNGEAPPSLGPFSMAAPEDTQALMYLRGRLEPRWKMLQVAGEAAGPGSG; encoded by the exons ATGGGGACCGCACTTGTGTACCACGAGGACATGACCGCCACCCGGCTGCTCTGGGACGA CCCTGAGTGTGAGATCGAGTGTCCTGAGCGCCTGACCACTGCCCTGGAGCGCCTGCAGCAGCATGGTCTGAAGCAAAGGTGTCTGCAGCTTGTAGCCCGCGAGGCCTCAGAGGCGGAGCTGGGCCTGGTGCACAG CCCTGAGTACGTAGCGCTGTTGCGGGGGACCCAGGCCTTGGGCACCAGGGAGCTCCAGGCCCTGTCCAAGGAGTATGATGCCGTCTACCTCCATCCG AGTACCTTCCACTGTGCCCGGCTGGCTGTGGGGGCCGCGCTGCAGCTGGTGGACGCGGTGCTGACGGGAGCTGTGCGCAACGGGCTCGCCCTGGTGAG gcctcctgggcaCCACAGCCAGAGGGCTACTGCCAACGGATTCTGCGTGTTCAACAATGTAGCCGTAGCAGCCAAACACGCCCAGCAGAAACACGGGTTGCGCAG GATCCTCATCGTTGACTGGGATGTCCATCATGGTCAGGGCATCCAGTATATCTTCGAGGATGACCCCAG CGTCCTTTACTTCTCCTGGCACCGCTATGAGCACGGGCACTTCTGGCCGTGTCTGCGGGAGTCAGACGCTGACGCTGTCGGGCGGGGAAGGGGCCTCGGCTTCACTGTCAACCTGCCTTGGAACCAG GTCGGGATGGGAAATGCTGACTACGTGGCTGCCTTCCTGCATgtgctgctgcccctggcctttGAG TTCGACCCTGAGCTGGTCCTAGTCTCCGCAGGATTCGACTCAGCCATCGGTGATCCCGAG GGGCAGATGCTGGCCACACCGGAGTGCTTCGCCCACCTCACGCATCTGCTGCAGGTGCTGGCTGGCGGCCGGGTCTGCGCCGTGCTGGAG TGCCCTGGAATCCCTCCAGTGTGTGCGGGCAGCCCAGGCCCCTCACTGG GTGCCGCCCCTGTACTGAGCCCCGGCACTCCCTGCCCAGAGGGGAGGCCCTCGCCGCTGCCGCTGGGGGAGCCCCAATTCAAGGCAGTGGTgacccaggctgctgctgctctgaGTTCACTCCTGGACCAGCTGCGCCTACACCCCACACCCCCTGTCCGCGTGGCTGTTGCCCTGATTGCGCCAGACAcaggcctggccctgcccccgGGTGTCCTCTGTGAGGAGGGGTCACTGCCGCAGGAGGAGACACAGGCCTGGGCCAG GCCACATGAGGCCCTGGCCCAGGACGGGGCCCTCACTGCACTCGGGAAGGCCCTATACCTCTTGGACAGGATCCTGGATGGGCAG GTGAGCAGTGGCATGGCAGCCACCCCAGTCCCTGCTGCAGCTGCCACCCTGGACGTGGCTGTTCGGTATGGCCTGTCCCATGGAGCCCAGAG gctgctctgtgtgGCTGTGGGACAGCTGCATCGGCCCCCAGGTCTCACCGATGACGG GAGAAATCTATGGCTGAACATTGGCGGCGAGGAGGCAGCTGCCCCATCCATGTTCCACGTCTCTGTGCCACTGCcggtg ACAACTGGTGGGTTCCTGAGCTGTGCCCTGGCCCTGGTGCTGCCCCTGGCCTACAGCTTCCAGCCTGACCTGGTGCTGGTGGCGCTGGGGCCGGCCCATGGCTTGCGGGACCCCCAGGCTGCACTCCTGGCTGCACTGCTTCGGGGCCCGGCAGGCGGCCGAGTCTTCGCCCTTGTGGATGAG GAATCCACACCCCAGCTTGCAACAGTCCTGGCTAGGGTGCTGAATGGGGAGGCACCCCCAAGCCTGGGCCCCTTCTCCATGGCCGCCCCAGAGGACACGCAAGCCCTGATGTACCTGAGAGGGCGACTGGAGCCAAGGTGGAAGATGCTGCAGGTGGCTGGTGAGGCTGCGGGGCCAGGCTCAGGCTGA